The genomic DNA GATGAGTTGATGATTGGTGTCTTTATCATTGATACGCAAGGACGGCTTCGTCTGTTGAACCCTAAAATGCAGGAAATGTTAGGACTCTCTGCTAAAAATATGCAAAGCAATTATCTCGAAGTGATTCAAGACGCCGATTTGATTCATTTAATCCATCAAGTCGTTGCTGAAAAAAACAGTTTACATCAAGAAATCACTGTGACACAAGGACCCACACCTTTACGATTAGATCTTTCTCTTCGTTACTTGGATGATCAAAGCGCCAATGATTATCAAGTGTTAGGAATTGCCTATGATTTAACGCGCGTTCGCCAACTAGAAAAAATGCAAAAAGATTTTGTATCAAACGTGTCTCATGAATTAAAAACGCCTGTCACTTCTCTTTTAGGCTTTACCGAGACACTCATAGACGGCGCCAAAGAAGATCCGGAAGTCCTTAATCAATTTTTGCACATCATGCAAAAAGATGCCCAGCGTCTGCAACAATTAATTCAAGAAATTTTAGAACTTTCTCGGGGCAGCGCGACAATTCCTTATGCAGAACAAGAAATTACTTTAGAAAAATTTATTACAGAAATTCTCGGTTCTTATCAGCAACAATTGGCAGCAAAACAGCTGAAAACAGTCGTTCATGGTCTGCCAGAGAGCCAGTTTTTCACCAAATACGAATTGTTTTATCCAATCGTGAAGAATCTAATTGAAAATGCCATTCAGTATTCCCAAGAAAATGGACAGATTACTATTTCTTATGCTATTGAAAATCAGCAATTACGTTTATCTGTTCAAGATACTGGCATTGGCATTAGTCAAAAAGACCAAGAACGGATCTTTGAACGGTTCTATCGTGTCGATAAAGCACGTAGCCGTCATTCTGGTGGCACCGGTCTAGGTCTAGCTATTGTCCAAAATTACACAGAATTATTAGGCGGTAAAATCGCCATTGATAGTCACTTAGGCTTAGGGACCACTTTTACAATCACCTTGCCTTTAACAAAAAAAGAAGCCTAAAAAAACTCAGCCAATCCTGTTTATTGGCTGAGTTTTTTTGTTTATTTTTCAGTTACTTTTCCATTTACATCACGTTCTACTTGCATGTCTGTGATGGCTAAATAACCTAAGTCTTTGACAATTGTCTTTTGAACATCATCGGTGACCATATAGTCTAAGAAGGCTTTTACTTCTTTATTAGGCTCCCCTTTTGTATACATATGTTCATAAGACCAGATTTTCCATGAATTGTCTTTCACGTGTTCTTCTTTTGGTTCAACACCATCAATGCTTAAGGCAACGGTGGAATCATCCATATAAGAAAAAGCTAAATAGCTGATTGCTCCTGGTGTTTGTTCAACAATTTTACGAACTGTTCCCGAAGAATCTTGTTCTTGTGATTGAACTGGTTTAGCTCCATCTAAGCCCCATTTTTCAAATGTTGCTCGGGTGCCACTTCCGTTTGCGCGATTTATTACGACGATTTCTTGATCTTTGCCGCCCACTTCTTTCCAGTTTTTGACTTTGCCAGTAAAGACATCAATCAATTGTTGCTTCGTTAAATTCTTCACGCCGACTTCTTTGTTGACCACTGGTCCCATACCAACCACGGCCACCCGATGATCAACTAATTTAGAGGCATCCACGCCATCTTTCTCTTCGGCAAACACATCGGAATTTCCAATGGTCACTGCGCCATCTGCAACTTGCGAAAGTCCTGTTCCGCTGCCGCCACCTTGGACAGAAACTGTATAATTGGGATGTTCTTGTGTAAATTGATCTTTCGCAGCATCTACTAACGGTTGTAAAGCGGTGGAACCAACAGCGACAATTTTAACTGGTTTGTTACTATCCGCTTCGCTGGATTTTTCAGTTGTGCCTCCTTGAGCTCCGCACCCAGTTAATAATAACCCTAGACTCAGCATAGTTGCTGCAATTACACGTTTTTTCATCTTTGCACTTCCTTTTCAATTAGTTACAAGTTTAGTCTACCAAGACTCTGTTAATTCTGTTTCAATTAAATGTAAATAAAAGGTAAAGGTGTGTAAAGAATCTATAAAGGCTAGTGCGTTACGCGTTGTGTCGCCATGTAATGTGCGATTCGTTCCATGGCCGTTGTTAATTTATCCATATCGGACGCATAACTAATTCGGACGTATCCTTCTGCTTCTGGACCAAAAGAAATACCTGGAATCAACGCTACTGCTTCTTTTTGCGCTAAATCAATACAAAATTTCATAGAATCTTGTTCATAACCAGTAGGAATCTTAGCAAAAATATAAAAGGCGCCATTTGGACGCGCAACCTCAAACCCCAATTGAGTCATCTGTTCATAAACAAAATCGCGCCGTTTCCGATACTCTTCTTTCATAATTTCAGCATCATGCATTCCTTCGATTAAGGCACGAACAGCCGCTTTTTGAGACACTGTTGCAGCCGCAGTAACTAAATACTGATGAACTTTAATGATCTCCGCTGTTAAAATCGCTGGTGCAAAAATAAAGCCAATCCGCCAGCCTGTCATGGCATGTGATTTCGACAAACCGTTAATTAAAATCGTTTGGTCACGTAACATTTCAGCAATCGAAACATGACTCTCATCATAAGTTAACTCACTATAAATTTCATCACTAATCACAAAAATGTCGTATTTTTTTAGAACATCAGCAATTGCTTGCAACTCTTGGCGGTTATAGGTGACACCAGTTGGGTTGCTAGGATAATTTAAAATAATTGCTTTGACTTGTTCCCCATGCTCGGCCATTGCCGCTTCAATCATTTCAGGGGTCAAGACAAAATCGTTGCCTCGTGTATCCAAATATACCGGTTCCGCCCCCGCCAATGTAATAATTGGTTCATACCCTGGGTAAATAGGTGCTGGCAATAGCACTTTGTCACCTTGTTCTAAAATTGCTAATAACGAAGCTGAAATCGCTTCTGTTGCTCCAACTGTTACTAAAATTTCTGTCCCAGGCTGGTAAGTCAAATGGTACTTTTCTTTCATAAAATAAGCGGCTGCTTCACGGACATCTAATAAACCAGACATCCCTGTATAATGAGAAAAATTCGCATCAATTGCTTCTTTGGCTGCTTTTTTGACATGCTCAGGTGTGTTAAAATCCGGCTCTCCTAGCGTTAATTTTAAAATACCTTCAATTCCTGAGACTTGTTCGTCAAATTGACGAATTAAAGAAACAGCAATTTTATTTACTTGACGATTAAAACGATTGGTTAAATCCATTTAGCTTCACTCCTTCAGTTGACGTTATAGTAGCACAAATTGACCGTAAAATGAATGATTTTCTCATTGTTTCGCTAGATTTTTATTATAAATATCTCAAAAAAACGACAGAGAAGAAAATAGGAGAACTTTGTCCTTTTCAACAAAGTTCTCCTATTTATTTATTTTTCGAAACGCCATGTCCGAATTTCAAACGGACGTAATGGTGCATCAACTTCTATCGCTGGTGTCAACGGTTCTTCTAATACATTTGTTAAACAAGTCGCTGGTTGTGTCTCTTTGTGAAGTTCACAAGGAATATTTTGCGCTGTTAGATTAAAGCCACGAACGACTAAATGATTTGTTTGCTCTTGACGTTTAACGGCTGTCCAACCAATTGGTCCTTCTGCCGTTGTCAAATAGACATGGTTCGGTGCTAGTTTACCTT from Enterococcus faecalis includes the following:
- a CDS encoding phosphate ABC transporter substrate-binding protein PstS family protein; this translates as MKKRVIAATMLSLGLLLTGCGAQGGTTEKSSEADSNKPVKIVAVGSTALQPLVDAAKDQFTQEHPNYTVSVQGGGSGTGLSQVADGAVTIGNSDVFAEEKDGVDASKLVDHRVAVVGMGPVVNKEVGVKNLTKQQLIDVFTGKVKNWKEVGGKDQEIVVINRANGSGTRATFEKWGLDGAKPVQSQEQDSSGTVRKIVEQTPGAISYLAFSYMDDSTVALSIDGVEPKEEHVKDNSWKIWSYEHMYTKGEPNKEVKAFLDYMVTDDVQKTIVKDLGYLAITDMQVERDVNGKVTEK
- the pnpS gene encoding two-component system histidine kinase PnpS → MKKRLRIEYFLVAAVMLLLFVGSIAATNFFFQKEMVAQQETYLRRKNTLLTDQLPPSVFEKGQLTNQQQLLVTHALDDAEERVTLLQKNGTVFFDSSQNEPLESHKKRPEIAAVLSGATYGSALRKSKTLNKELLYVATPVLKSGEIVGIIRISEQTALFSKNIQSFRRYIIFTFGILFLLITLFIFLLLRQKNQPLVTVLPILKRMLKHPDENRSIIQQSSEWNELYETINLLSQQVSQTYKAYTSADEQFHELLDELMIGVFIIDTQGRLRLLNPKMQEMLGLSAKNMQSNYLEVIQDADLIHLIHQVVAEKNSLHQEITVTQGPTPLRLDLSLRYLDDQSANDYQVLGIAYDLTRVRQLEKMQKDFVSNVSHELKTPVTSLLGFTETLIDGAKEDPEVLNQFLHIMQKDAQRLQQLIQEILELSRGSATIPYAEQEITLEKFITEILGSYQQQLAAKQLKTVVHGLPESQFFTKYELFYPIVKNLIENAIQYSQENGQITISYAIENQQLRLSVQDTGIGISQKDQERIFERFYRVDKARSRHSGGTGLGLAIVQNYTELLGGKIAIDSHLGLGTTFTITLPLTKKEA
- a CDS encoding pyridoxal phosphate-dependent aminotransferase, with product MDLTNRFNRQVNKIAVSLIRQFDEQVSGIEGILKLTLGEPDFNTPEHVKKAAKEAIDANFSHYTGMSGLLDVREAAAYFMKEKYHLTYQPGTEILVTVGATEAISASLLAILEQGDKVLLPAPIYPGYEPIITLAGAEPVYLDTRGNDFVLTPEMIEAAMAEHGEQVKAIILNYPSNPTGVTYNRQELQAIADVLKKYDIFVISDEIYSELTYDESHVSIAEMLRDQTILINGLSKSHAMTGWRIGFIFAPAILTAEIIKVHQYLVTAAATVSQKAAVRALIEGMHDAEIMKEEYRKRRDFVYEQMTQLGFEVARPNGAFYIFAKIPTGYEQDSMKFCIDLAQKEAVALIPGISFGPEAEGYVRISYASDMDKLTTAMERIAHYMATQRVTH